The Ascaphus truei isolate aAscTru1 chromosome 14, aAscTru1.hap1, whole genome shotgun sequence genome segment aagggggaagggggggggggggggggagaagggtcaCAGGTAGATCTGTCAGGGCAATTCAATATTGCCCATAGTGGCCATACAGGGCCAAAATTTCCTTTGAGGTCAATGGGAATTTCCGTCAGATTACATGCGAATGGCCTCTTCGGAGTATAGAATTACCCCTGTCACAAATGCATCCTGAAGTTGGACAGCTTAggaccatatttaccaagtggtgcTGCCCAATAAGGTGCCTACTGGTGCCAGAAGacaccataataataataataataataataataatgactgaTTCAACTTGGAAGGTGTCCCACGGAATAGCGCCGCTTAGTAAATGTGTCCTAATGTTGCTTATGTCACCATGTCATCCTGCTGTCACTAGGTCACAAGGCACAGATTCCACAGGACCCTCGTGTTCCGTAACCCCCCCGTTTCAGTAGGATCGTCACAGCTCAGATGGCCAGGATGTATAAATGTGTATAATCACTGCACTTTACTATAAATACTATGTGTGCAGTGCTACAGAAATAAGAAAGCAAGATTGGATGTTGACCCTTTTCCAGTCTCCGTTCAAGTAATGGGGACCCCTCCGTCTCTTTTTGGGACCGATGTTGATCAGTCTTTGGGCACCACCATTTAAGGCTTGTAACGGAGTTCTGTAGTTTCCTACTCTGCATCGCCCCGTGTCGGTCAGGTGGAAAATTAGGTGACCGAGTGAAGGAAACCTACCCCCGTTTCAGAGCCACTTTGACGAATCCTTTCCTTTTCAGGATGTTAAGTGTTAGGTTTCCCGGGTGCGCGTCCAGAGCTTCCTCAGCTCCCCCGATCACTATAATGGCAGCATTTCCACCACGCTCATTGCTCAAGACGTGCGTGACGCTGCTCTTAGACGCAGAGACCAAGCCTTTAACCAATGCACAGAGATATATCAGTATCCCATGCTGCTATAGCAAACTGATAGAGAAAAAGCAGAATAAAGTGCAGATGGGTAATATTATGATAAAGgttcccatctccccctctctcacccacagACATGGCGTATTCTCTGAAGAAAGGACAGCGGAACCAGAAGGGGAGGATGTGCAAGTAAGGGGTCAGGCCGGGGAAAAGCTCCTTAAAGCCAGTGTAGTTGGTACAGAAGTTTCCAAAGGCCCCAGCAACAAGGACCCCATGAGGGTGGAATCCCATGATGTAGTTCTGCTGTGGATCCAAATCAGTGGTCTTCACAAGCTGGAGAAGACACAAGAGGGGATGGATTACAAAAGGCAGGGGGAGCAGACGGAACTGGACAAAAAGTTGCCCAGTATTTCTGCTCATCATTCCAAAGAGAATCCAAATGACTCCACAAAGGGAAGATGCAGAAATAGAAGATCAGGGCAAATCTGACTTTACTCAAAGACACGTCTTTAGCTAAGGGAGGGAAGGACAGACCCAAAGGGCCTCCTGTATTTATCACttagatcagtgtttcccaaccagggttccgcggCACCCTAAGGTTCCGTGAGAGGATTCCCCCATTCTCCCAGAGCAGGGAAGTTGCCTACTCCATGATtcgctgctgctgggtaatgtaggcaatcaggaggtggtgtcaggagtctgggtgtgtggccaagcagaggaggaagcagcatgggcagtAGAGGCGAGGCTGGGTGTCTGTCCTGTGTATGCGTCTTCTGTGACTGTCAGTCTGTCTTTGCGTGCATACAGATACACGGGCGGCAGAGTAtatgcatgcgcacacacacgagttcttcagtattaaggAATCTATGGCTAGAACAGAGGtttggaaaggaggaggaggggaaaaaaaaaaccaaacagaTTTAGATAAAGGTGGGGTGACAAAATTGGAAGGGAAATAGAACTATGACAAGTAAAAGCATGAAGGGGGCAAagttgtggataagaacattggcagagaggcaggcaggataagtTTAGCCATCGATTCcattgtaaaccagtattgccgACCTTAGGAatagaggagaactctcgaaagcttgtcctaggacaaattgtttgtccaaataaaaaaaaaaaaagtatcacctaatactgaagtactcatttattctgcactatcgcaactggacacacacacacacacacctttgggtTACCCCTTTAACTTACCCGGATGGGGAAATAATCCTTAAAGAACCTCCACACCGTCCAGTTCCGTACCCACTCGCACCTCCTACCCCCGGCCTGCGGGGTCTCCCAGTCCAGGTAGAGCCAGAGAACGTAGACAGAGGTCAGAAGCCAGAATCGGCAGAGGACCAGCAAGAGGAAGAGTCCTACAC includes the following:
- the MOGAT1 gene encoding 2-acylglycerol O-acyltransferase 1, with protein sequence MKLEFAPINIPLARRLQTAAVFQWVFSFLLLAQCCVGLFLLLVLCRFWLLTSVYVLWLYLDWETPQAGGRRCEWVRNWTVWRFFKDYFPIRLVKTTDLDPQQNYIMGFHPHGVLVAGAFGNFCTNYTGFKELFPGLTPYLHILPFWFRCPFFREYAMSVGLVSASKSSVTHVLSNERGGNAAIIVIGGAEEALDAHPGNLTLNILKRKGFVKVALKRGAHLVPIFSFGENELFEQVSNPKGSLLRRVQDKLQKLMGVAMPLFHARGIFQYSFGVVPYRMPIHTVVGRPISVVQTSNPTQEEIELLHQKYLNALQDLFEEHKGKYGIPEHKTLIFT